Proteins from a genomic interval of Amycolatopsis sp. cg13:
- a CDS encoding FAD-dependent oxidoreductase, which yields MANNAATDGTGAGNGAADNTVLVIGAGLGGLCLAQGLRKAGIPCEVYERDSALDARRQGYRLHIDSRGDQALRDVLPPHLHELFRATSGQPRNVTSIYDSQLKPVTEFVLDDGDVQRNVNRFTLREILFEGLGNVHFGKEFVRYETHENGVIAHFADGTQARGAVLVGADGVNSPVRRQYLPHAQVVDTGLRQLYGKIPLTEANRELFDPAMFSVFNIISGPGKAMIGVAPVDYPEPIPDACARLAPGVRLSPDNSYMTCAFGARQEIFGLTDDELRALSGDEMHKLVLDRVSGWHPKVRRIVESWVPETIFLVSIRTSVPIGPWEPSRVSLVGDAIHAMSPAAGAGANTAMRDGAALAAALSSGHPDAIGEYETEMRRYGFAAVRESAANGAQHLGQNPLPEISLKTVS from the coding sequence ATGGCGAATAACGCTGCCACCGACGGCACCGGCGCTGGCAATGGTGCCGCAGACAACACGGTGCTCGTGATCGGAGCCGGACTCGGCGGGCTGTGTCTCGCGCAGGGGCTGCGCAAAGCCGGTATCCCGTGCGAGGTCTACGAACGAGACTCCGCGCTGGACGCGCGCCGCCAGGGCTATCGGCTGCACATCGATTCCCGCGGCGACCAGGCGTTGCGCGATGTGCTCCCGCCGCACCTGCACGAGCTGTTCCGGGCCACGTCGGGTCAGCCGCGCAACGTCACCTCGATTTACGACAGCCAGCTGAAGCCGGTCACCGAGTTCGTGCTGGACGACGGCGACGTCCAGCGCAACGTCAACCGGTTCACCCTCCGGGAGATTCTGTTCGAGGGGCTCGGCAACGTCCACTTCGGCAAAGAGTTCGTCCGGTACGAAACGCACGAGAACGGCGTGATCGCGCACTTCGCCGACGGGACGCAGGCGCGCGGCGCGGTTCTCGTCGGCGCGGACGGCGTGAATTCGCCGGTACGCCGCCAATATCTTCCGCACGCACAAGTCGTCGACACCGGATTGCGCCAGCTGTATGGGAAGATCCCGCTCACCGAGGCGAACCGGGAGCTCTTCGACCCGGCCATGTTCTCGGTGTTCAACATTATTTCCGGGCCGGGCAAGGCGATGATCGGAGTCGCGCCGGTCGACTATCCGGAGCCGATCCCCGACGCGTGCGCGCGGCTCGCGCCCGGTGTGCGGCTCAGCCCCGACAACTCGTACATGACCTGCGCTTTCGGTGCCCGCCAAGAGATCTTCGGGCTGACCGACGACGAACTCCGCGCGCTGTCCGGGGACGAGATGCACAAGCTCGTGCTCGACCGGGTCTCCGGCTGGCATCCGAAGGTGCGCCGGATCGTCGAAAGCTGGGTCCCGGAAACGATATTCCTCGTCTCGATCCGGACCAGCGTGCCGATCGGGCCGTGGGAGCCGTCGCGGGTCAGCCTGGTCGGCGACGCGATCCACGCGATGAGCCCGGCCGCCGGGGCCGGGGCGAACACCGCGATGCGTGACGGCGCCGCCCTCGCCGCCGCGTTGAGCAGCGGCCATCCCGACGCGATCGGGGAATACGAGACGGAAATGCGCCGGTACGGATTCGCCGCGGTGCGCGAGTCCGCGGCCAATGGGGCACAGCATCTGGGACAGAACCCGTTGCCGGAAATATCCTTAAAGACCGTTTCGTAA
- a CDS encoding FAD-dependent monooxygenase gives MASRRAVVVGGGIGGLAAAIGLRRVGWEVTVLERAPELTAIGAGISLWPNAQRALSELGVKPRISAQRGGGLVDWRGRRLARWDADLFVRSHGLPLGAIHRANLIETLRSALPDSCLKTGIEVTSVEQNGVVHHASGSIDADLVVAADGINSPTRQALFPAARVEYSGGAAFRGIAKLPLKPTLSTTWAAGIEIGVLPLLDDEVYWWVSEARPAGIRHEDIRAYLREKYGRWHEPIPQLIDATPEILLHDTHHLATPLPSYVRGRIALLGDAAHAMPPFLGQGGCQALEDAVVLASHAQESTVDEALRRYDAERRPRTQKVAKASIQAGASGPLLRNPAAVALRATFTRLLPASVTTRIGASISRWQPPRLTPAPLQKP, from the coding sequence ATGGCTTCGCGACGCGCGGTCGTGGTCGGGGGCGGCATCGGCGGACTGGCTGCGGCGATCGGATTGCGCCGCGTCGGGTGGGAGGTCACGGTGCTCGAACGGGCACCAGAACTCACCGCCATCGGCGCGGGAATCTCGTTGTGGCCCAACGCGCAGCGGGCGTTGTCCGAGTTGGGCGTCAAGCCCCGGATCTCGGCTCAGCGCGGCGGCGGGCTGGTCGACTGGCGCGGGCGTCGGCTGGCGCGATGGGACGCCGACCTCTTCGTGCGCAGCCACGGGTTGCCGCTCGGCGCGATCCACCGGGCTAACCTGATCGAAACGCTGCGGTCAGCGTTGCCAGACTCGTGCTTGAAGACCGGGATCGAAGTTACGAGTGTCGAGCAAAACGGCGTGGTGCACCATGCTTCCGGCTCGATCGACGCCGACCTGGTCGTGGCCGCCGACGGAATCAACAGCCCGACCCGGCAGGCGCTTTTCCCGGCCGCGCGCGTGGAGTACAGCGGTGGCGCGGCGTTCCGCGGTATCGCCAAGCTGCCGCTGAAGCCCACGCTGAGCACGACGTGGGCGGCCGGGATCGAAATCGGCGTCCTGCCGTTGCTGGACGACGAGGTGTACTGGTGGGTCTCGGAAGCCCGCCCGGCCGGGATCCGCCACGAAGACATCCGCGCTTACCTGCGCGAGAAGTACGGTCGCTGGCACGAACCGATCCCGCAGCTCATTGACGCCACTCCGGAAATCCTGCTCCACGACACGCATCACCTGGCGACACCGCTGCCCAGTTACGTCCGCGGCCGCATCGCACTCCTCGGCGACGCGGCGCACGCGATGCCGCCGTTCCTCGGGCAAGGCGGCTGCCAGGCGCTGGAGGACGCGGTGGTGCTGGCTTCCCACGCGCAGGAGTCCACAGTGGACGAAGCACTCCGCCGTTACGACGCTGAACGTCGCCCGCGCACGCAGAAGGTCGCGAAGGCGTCAATCCAGGCCGGTGCCAGCGGACCGCTCCTCCGCAACCCGGCGGCGGTCGCGCTTCGGGCGACATTCACCCGGCTGCTGCCAGCCTCGGTAACCACCCGGATCGGTGCCAGCATCAGCCGCTGGCAACCGCCGAGGCTTACACCAGCCCCGCTTCAAAAGCCGTGA
- a CDS encoding ATP-binding cassette domain-containing protein has translation MITFRGLTKRYGQKTVVNGLTSVIETGTVTGFLGPNGAGKSTTMRMTVGLDRPESGDALIRGKPYAELRFPLREVGALLDAKAMHPGRSAGKHLLAMARSNGIPASRVEEVLATVGLSDVAGKRAGTFSLGMSQRLGIAGALLGDPGVLMFDEPVNGLDPDGVRWVRQLMRSLASEGRTVFVSSHLMSEMQLTADRLLVIGKGSILADAAIGDFIAGNSSRSVAVHVPDPAERAKLADWLRGNGRTVAPGEDSELLIDDASVAEIGDLAYELGVRLHGLAERTASLEQAYMELTAGSVEYGVTA, from the coding sequence ATGATCACGTTTCGCGGATTGACGAAGCGCTACGGCCAGAAAACGGTGGTCAACGGCCTCACCTCGGTCATCGAGACGGGCACGGTGACCGGGTTCCTCGGCCCGAACGGCGCGGGCAAGTCCACCACTATGCGGATGACCGTCGGCCTCGACCGGCCGGAGTCCGGCGACGCGCTGATCCGCGGGAAACCGTATGCAGAACTGCGGTTTCCGCTGCGCGAGGTCGGCGCACTGCTGGATGCGAAGGCCATGCATCCTGGACGCAGTGCGGGCAAACATCTGCTCGCGATGGCGCGCAGCAACGGAATCCCCGCAAGCCGCGTAGAAGAAGTGCTCGCGACGGTCGGGCTGAGCGACGTCGCGGGCAAGCGCGCCGGGACATTCTCGCTCGGCATGAGCCAGCGGCTCGGCATCGCCGGCGCACTGCTCGGCGACCCGGGAGTGCTGATGTTCGACGAGCCGGTCAACGGCCTCGACCCGGACGGGGTCCGCTGGGTGCGGCAGCTGATGCGTTCGCTCGCTTCCGAAGGCCGCACGGTCTTCGTGTCCAGCCATCTGATGAGCGAGATGCAGCTGACCGCGGATCGGCTGCTGGTCATCGGCAAGGGTTCGATCCTCGCCGACGCGGCGATCGGCGACTTCATCGCGGGCAACTCGAGCCGATCGGTCGCGGTGCACGTGCCGGATCCGGCCGAGCGCGCGAAACTCGCGGACTGGCTCCGGGGGAACGGCCGGACGGTGGCGCCCGGGGAGGACAGCGAACTGCTCATCGACGACGCGAGCGTGGCCGAGATCGGGGATCTGGCTTACGAACTGGGCGTCCGGCTGCACGGGCTCGCCGAGCGGACCGCTTCGCTCGAGCAGGCGTATATGGAACTGACTGCCGGATCGGTGGAATACGGGGTTACGGCATGA
- the hrpB gene encoding ATP-dependent helicase HrpB has protein sequence MTDLASLPDLPVRAVLPSVLSALDERGAAVLVAPPGTGKTTLVPLALNRGEGRVVVAEPRRLAARAAAGRMAALLGEPVGETVGYAVRGDRKVSTRTRIEVVTSGLLVRRVQHDPELAGVSTVLLDECHERHLDADLLLALLLDVRAGLRDDLRLLATSATVASGRLAELLGDAPVITAHARTYPVELSYRAPTRGERPEAAVASAVRQALSEGDGDVLAFLPGAGEIARTSSLLSSLDADVLPLHGRLSAARQDEALRPRDRRRVVLATAVAESSLTVPGVRAVVDSGLARVPRVDHRRGLAGLATVRVSAAVAEQRAGRAGREAPGRAYRCWPEHEQATLPAYPEPEIRTAELARFALELACWSTPDGTGLAWWDPPGEGALAAARSLLVTLGATTSDGAVTPRGQKMADLGLHPRLARALLDGAEAVGARAAAEVVALLDAGATLTDVEAELRRLRSAHDDAARRWQRDAKRLAGLVNSPAKASPDAALVVALAHPERLARRRSGSAPVYLMASGTAAELPSGSGLGDAEWLAVAEATRDPGRVHGTIRLAATADEALATQAAPTLVSEVDEVHWDGDVVARHVRRLGAIVLSEKPLRNPDPQLVHDAVLAGLRAEGLGLLRWSQDGTRLRERLAFLHRALGEPWPSVDDEALLSNVDTWLDLSRVRRRADLANVDAGTALRGLLPWPEAARLDELAPDRLEVPSGSHYRVDYRGDQPVLAVKLQETFGWTETPSLADGRVPVVLHLLSPAGRPAAVTADLESFWRTGYAAVRADLRGRYPKHPWPEDPATAQPTRHTTRRSR, from the coding sequence GTGACCGACCTAGCCTCGCTGCCGGACCTGCCCGTCCGCGCGGTGCTGCCGTCCGTGCTGAGCGCGCTGGACGAGCGTGGCGCCGCGGTGCTCGTGGCCCCGCCCGGCACCGGCAAGACCACGCTCGTGCCGCTCGCGCTGAACCGCGGCGAAGGACGCGTCGTGGTCGCCGAACCGCGCCGGCTCGCTGCGAGGGCCGCGGCGGGGCGGATGGCCGCGTTGCTGGGTGAACCGGTGGGCGAGACGGTCGGGTATGCCGTGCGCGGCGATCGGAAGGTCTCGACGCGCACGCGGATCGAGGTGGTCACGTCCGGGCTGTTGGTGCGGCGGGTGCAGCACGATCCCGAGCTGGCCGGGGTGTCGACGGTTCTGCTGGACGAATGCCACGAACGTCATCTCGACGCCGATCTGCTGCTTGCGCTGCTTCTCGACGTCCGCGCCGGGCTGCGCGACGACCTCCGGCTGCTCGCGACCTCGGCGACGGTCGCGTCCGGACGGCTGGCCGAACTGCTCGGCGATGCTCCGGTGATCACCGCACACGCCCGCACGTACCCGGTCGAGCTGAGCTATCGCGCTCCGACGCGCGGGGAACGTCCGGAAGCCGCGGTGGCGTCGGCGGTCCGGCAAGCACTGTCCGAAGGGGACGGTGATGTGCTCGCGTTCCTTCCTGGAGCGGGAGAAATCGCGCGTACGTCGTCGTTGCTGAGCTCGCTGGACGCCGACGTGCTGCCGCTACACGGACGGCTTTCCGCTGCCCGGCAAGACGAAGCTCTGCGGCCGCGAGACCGTCGCCGGGTCGTTCTCGCGACCGCCGTCGCTGAGTCGAGCCTGACCGTTCCCGGCGTCCGCGCGGTCGTGGATTCGGGCCTCGCGCGCGTCCCCCGAGTCGATCATCGACGCGGTCTCGCCGGGCTCGCCACCGTGCGGGTTTCGGCTGCGGTGGCGGAACAACGCGCTGGTCGTGCGGGCCGCGAAGCGCCTGGTCGCGCGTACCGCTGCTGGCCGGAGCACGAGCAAGCGACGCTGCCCGCGTATCCGGAGCCGGAAATCCGCACCGCCGAGCTGGCGCGGTTCGCGTTGGAACTCGCCTGCTGGTCCACTCCGGACGGAACCGGGCTCGCCTGGTGGGACCCGCCCGGCGAGGGCGCGCTCGCCGCCGCGCGGAGCCTGCTCGTCACGCTCGGCGCGACCACGTCCGACGGTGCCGTCACGCCCCGCGGACAGAAGATGGCCGACCTCGGCTTGCATCCCCGGCTGGCGCGCGCGTTGCTGGACGGCGCGGAGGCCGTCGGAGCCCGCGCCGCAGCGGAAGTGGTTGCCTTGCTCGACGCCGGCGCGACGCTGACCGATGTCGAAGCCGAACTGCGCCGCCTCCGTTCCGCCCACGACGACGCGGCCCGCCGCTGGCAGCGGGACGCGAAACGGTTGGCAGGCTTGGTCAATTCGCCAGCGAAAGCCTCCCCGGACGCCGCCTTGGTCGTCGCCCTCGCACATCCGGAACGCCTGGCGCGGCGACGCAGTGGTTCGGCACCGGTGTACCTGATGGCCAGCGGCACCGCCGCCGAACTGCCCAGCGGCAGCGGTCTGGGCGACGCCGAATGGCTTGCCGTCGCCGAAGCCACCCGCGACCCGGGCCGCGTGCACGGCACCATCCGGCTCGCCGCGACAGCCGACGAAGCCTTGGCGACCCAAGCCGCGCCGACCCTGGTGTCCGAAGTGGACGAAGTGCATTGGGACGGCGATGTCGTCGCTCGCCACGTCCGCCGCCTGGGCGCGATCGTGCTGTCCGAAAAGCCTTTGCGGAACCCAGATCCTCAGCTAGTCCACGACGCAGTGCTCGCCGGGCTCCGCGCCGAAGGTCTCGGGTTGCTGCGCTGGAGCCAAGACGGCACCCGGCTCCGCGAGCGGCTGGCCTTCCTGCACCGCGCACTGGGCGAGCCGTGGCCGTCAGTGGACGACGAAGCCCTGCTGTCCAATGTAGATACCTGGCTCGACCTCTCGCGCGTCCGCCGCCGAGCCGATCTCGCGAACGTCGACGCCGGAACCGCCCTGCGCGGCCTGCTCCCCTGGCCCGAAGCGGCGCGGCTCGACGAACTCGCCCCGGATCGGCTCGAAGTCCCGTCCGGCTCGCACTACCGCGTGGACTACCGCGGCGACCAGCCGGTGCTCGCGGTCAAACTGCAGGAGACCTTCGGCTGGACCGAAACGCCGTCGCTAGCCGACGGCCGCGTGCCGGTAGTGCTGCACCTGCTGTCCCCCGCCGGTCGTCCGGCAGCGGTCACCGCGGATCTCGAATCCTTCTGGCGCACCGGTTACGCCGCCGTCCGCGCCGACCTCCGCGGCCGCTACCCGAAACACCCGTGGCCGGAAGACCCGGCGACCGCCCAACCGACCCGGCACACCACCCGCAGGTCTCGCTGA
- a CDS encoding anion permease, which yields MDFSLIVLVVIVAALAFDFTNGFHDTANAMATSIATGALKPRVAVAISAVLNLVGAFLSIEVAKTISGGIVDDTKVTPVVIFAGLVGAIVWNLVTWLVGLPSSSSHALFGGLIGATWIASGADAVHFAKVVEKVLIPAIASPVVAGVVAIVGTFLVYRITAKSRQDVVGKGFKTGQVLSASLVSLAHGTNDAQKTMGVITLALIAGGSLAPGSNPPVWVILASGAAIALGTYFGGWRIIQTMGKKLTEIQTPQGFAAETSSAAVILASSHLGFALSTTHVTSGGIIGSGLGRKLAEVRWGVAGKMVIAWALTLPAAAIVGAIAAAVSTRGSWGTVLVGGVGVLLALGIWLASRRNPVTPATVNNEPEAAEAAPVAA from the coding sequence ATGGACTTTTCTCTCATCGTCCTGGTGGTGATCGTCGCGGCACTGGCCTTCGACTTCACCAACGGGTTCCACGACACGGCCAACGCCATGGCCACTTCCATCGCGACCGGCGCGCTGAAGCCCCGGGTCGCGGTCGCGATCTCGGCGGTATTGAATCTCGTCGGCGCCTTTCTTTCGATTGAGGTCGCGAAAACCATTTCCGGCGGGATCGTCGACGACACCAAGGTCACGCCGGTGGTGATTTTCGCCGGATTAGTCGGGGCCATCGTCTGGAATCTCGTGACGTGGCTGGTCGGCCTGCCCTCGAGTTCGTCGCACGCGCTCTTCGGCGGATTGATCGGGGCGACCTGGATCGCGTCCGGCGCGGACGCCGTGCACTTCGCGAAGGTCGTCGAAAAGGTGCTGATCCCGGCGATCGCGTCGCCGGTGGTGGCGGGTGTCGTCGCGATCGTCGGCACGTTCCTCGTCTACCGGATCACCGCTAAGTCCCGGCAAGACGTCGTCGGCAAGGGCTTCAAGACCGGCCAGGTGCTTTCGGCCAGCCTGGTTTCGCTCGCGCACGGCACCAACGACGCGCAGAAGACGATGGGCGTCATCACGCTCGCGCTGATCGCGGGCGGTTCGCTCGCGCCCGGGTCGAACCCGCCGGTGTGGGTCATCCTCGCCTCTGGCGCGGCGATCGCGCTCGGCACCTACTTCGGCGGCTGGCGGATCATCCAGACCATGGGCAAGAAGCTCACCGAAATCCAGACGCCGCAAGGGTTCGCCGCGGAGACGAGTTCCGCGGCGGTCATCCTGGCCTCGTCGCACCTCGGCTTCGCGCTGTCGACCACGCACGTCACTTCCGGCGGCATCATCGGTTCCGGGCTCGGCCGGAAACTCGCCGAGGTCCGCTGGGGCGTCGCGGGCAAAATGGTGATCGCCTGGGCGCTCACGCTGCCCGCCGCCGCGATCGTCGGGGCCATCGCCGCCGCGGTTTCCACGCGCGGCAGCTGGGGCACCGTCCTCGTCGGCGGCGTCGGAGTGCTGCTCGCGCTGGGCATCTGGCTCGCGTCGCGGCGCAACCCGGTCACGCCGGCCACTGTCAACAACGAGCCGGAGGCCGCCGAGGCTGCCCCGGTCGCGGCCTGA
- a CDS encoding TetR/AcrR family transcriptional regulator: MERIAVIGDAAVEVIAAEGMRGLTHRAVDRAAGLPAGSTSYYARTRVALLELAADRMVALDQAEVAPPEGELAEFLGAMVYRSITVGRTRMLARYEFALESVRRPELRARYDAGGLELRRRCAEVLAAAGSPTPEDHTRVLIGWLDGSIFDALAGTGSVNPPAEADLVQGARAVLAGLGLPQA; the protein is encoded by the coding sequence GTGGAACGGATAGCTGTGATCGGCGACGCAGCCGTCGAGGTGATCGCGGCCGAGGGCATGCGCGGGCTGACTCACCGCGCTGTCGACCGGGCGGCCGGGCTGCCCGCTGGCTCGACGTCGTACTACGCGCGCACCCGCGTCGCGCTGCTGGAACTGGCCGCGGACCGGATGGTCGCGCTGGACCAGGCTGAAGTCGCGCCGCCAGAGGGGGAACTCGCGGAGTTCCTGGGCGCGATGGTGTACAGGTCGATCACCGTGGGCCGCACCAGAATGCTCGCGCGCTACGAGTTCGCGCTGGAATCGGTTCGACGGCCGGAGTTGCGCGCTCGATACGACGCTGGCGGGCTGGAATTGCGCCGCCGATGTGCGGAAGTGCTTGCCGCGGCTGGTTCCCCGACGCCGGAGGACCACACCCGCGTGCTCATCGGGTGGCTCGATGGATCGATTTTCGACGCGCTGGCGGGCACGGGCTCCGTCAACCCGCCGGCCGAAGCCGATCTGGTCCAGGGAGCCCGTGCCGTACTCGCCGGATTGGGATTGCCGCAGGCCTGA
- a CDS encoding ABC transporter permease produces MTKLAISAEWTKFWSVRATWLSLIGGVLLMAFFSVVSGISQHAGDERQQTAHGIVNSGAIYLVEFCVLAVATLFVTSEYTSGSIRSTLQWVPVRARVTAAKAAVLVPVLFVYGVVVAVLGMGVASVLMRGAGGSTSLSQGAITALGMGAYFALLGVLCLGISFVLRSAAGTLVVVIVLLLPLPMLMSSYVLPGAMDYFPAFAGINAMVPPGDVNPMFGSLPPYGPWVGVLVCLVWAVAGIGAGTALLNRRDA; encoded by the coding sequence ATGACGAAGCTGGCGATTTCGGCGGAGTGGACGAAGTTCTGGTCGGTGCGAGCGACGTGGTTGTCGCTGATCGGCGGCGTGCTGCTGATGGCGTTCTTCTCAGTCGTCTCGGGGATTTCCCAGCACGCCGGGGACGAGCGGCAGCAGACCGCGCACGGCATTGTCAACTCCGGGGCGATCTACCTGGTCGAGTTCTGCGTGCTCGCGGTCGCGACGTTGTTCGTGACCAGCGAGTACACCAGTGGGTCGATTCGCTCGACGCTGCAATGGGTTCCGGTGCGGGCTCGGGTCACCGCGGCCAAGGCGGCGGTGCTGGTGCCGGTGCTTTTCGTTTACGGCGTAGTCGTTGCCGTTCTTGGCATGGGGGTCGCCTCGGTGCTGATGCGTGGAGCTGGGGGTTCCACGTCGCTGTCGCAGGGGGCGATCACCGCGCTGGGCATGGGAGCGTATTTCGCGCTGCTCGGCGTGCTGTGCCTGGGGATTTCGTTCGTGCTGCGCAGCGCGGCGGGCACGCTGGTGGTGGTGATCGTGCTGCTGCTGCCATTGCCGATGCTGATGTCGTCGTACGTGCTTCCCGGCGCGATGGACTACTTCCCGGCCTTCGCGGGGATCAACGCGATGGTGCCGCCCGGCGACGTGAACCCGATGTTCGGCAGCTTGCCGCCGTACGGGCCTTGGGTCGGTGTGCTGGTCTGCCTCGTCTGGGCGGTCGCCGGAATCGGTGCCGGGACGGCGTTGCTGAACCGTCGCGACGCTTGA
- a CDS encoding sensor histidine kinase has translation MKEATRFRWRVAFDVLLWAALCGFVLLDAPNSPNAWELAYGLTSVTVAMATARVYPAVALVVAMATAIVIAFGWGGRVAVWEFFLIVVISYLAGLRLARARVAMISFFAIAVAGIPLALLPTSSFDAWGAVLGTLAFAGVAPCLLGRHVRLRRELAQDGWRRAEEMESRHRLVAQEARLRERARIASDMHDSLGHELSLIAVRAAALEVDSELGDKQREAAGQLRAGAATATERLREIIGVLREDAAPVEPVQGDLGELIDRARASGIEIGARLGSLDNAPPMVARAVYRVVQEALTNAAKYAPGAAVSIDVTSTNEATDVRVRNAPPPAGPLPVRSGKRGLIGLHERVRLVGGSLTAGPADGGFEVAARLPHDAAPAPEQDDGIGQAARELERARRAVRSSLVQAIVVPLGLFGVVIGGAGVAFLAQWSSSELPPDSYERIQLGMPHSAVEPMLPSRQRTTLPAINVPPQPYRSTCEYYGAGRSWLNFNHAVYRLCFVDGLVASKDLYSEDEP, from the coding sequence ATGAAGGAGGCGACGCGGTTCCGCTGGCGCGTGGCGTTCGACGTGCTGCTCTGGGCCGCGCTGTGCGGGTTCGTCCTGCTCGACGCGCCGAACAGCCCGAACGCCTGGGAGCTCGCCTACGGCCTGACGTCGGTCACCGTGGCGATGGCGACTGCCCGGGTGTACCCGGCGGTGGCGCTGGTGGTGGCGATGGCGACGGCGATCGTCATCGCGTTCGGCTGGGGCGGCCGGGTCGCGGTGTGGGAGTTCTTCCTGATCGTCGTGATCTCCTACCTGGCCGGCCTGCGGCTGGCCAGGGCGCGCGTGGCGATGATCAGCTTTTTCGCCATCGCGGTGGCCGGGATCCCGCTCGCTCTCCTGCCCACGTCGAGCTTCGACGCGTGGGGCGCGGTGCTCGGCACGCTTGCGTTCGCCGGGGTCGCGCCGTGTCTGCTCGGGCGGCACGTGCGGCTGCGGCGCGAACTCGCGCAGGACGGGTGGCGGCGCGCTGAGGAGATGGAGAGCAGGCACCGGCTCGTCGCGCAGGAAGCGCGGTTGCGGGAACGAGCCAGGATCGCCAGCGACATGCACGATTCGCTCGGCCACGAGCTGAGCCTGATCGCGGTGCGCGCGGCGGCGCTGGAGGTCGACAGCGAACTCGGCGACAAGCAACGCGAAGCCGCCGGACAGCTCCGGGCGGGCGCGGCGACGGCGACGGAACGGCTGCGCGAGATCATCGGGGTGCTGCGCGAGGACGCCGCGCCGGTCGAGCCGGTGCAGGGCGATCTGGGGGAACTGATCGACCGCGCGCGGGCGTCGGGGATCGAGATCGGCGCGCGGCTCGGCAGTCTCGACAACGCGCCGCCGATGGTCGCGCGGGCGGTCTACCGCGTCGTGCAGGAAGCGCTCACGAACGCGGCGAAGTACGCGCCTGGCGCAGCCGTTTCGATCGACGTGACCAGCACGAACGAGGCGACCGACGTCCGGGTCCGAAACGCGCCGCCGCCCGCCGGGCCGTTGCCCGTCCGGTCCGGGAAGCGGGGGTTGATCGGCCTGCACGAGCGGGTGCGGCTGGTCGGCGGGAGCCTGACCGCGGGTCCGGCGGACGGCGGATTCGAGGTGGCGGCGCGGCTGCCGCACGACGCCGCGCCCGCGCCGGAGCAGGACGACGGAATCGGGCAGGCCGCGCGCGAGCTGGAACGCGCCCGCCGCGCCGTCCGGTCGAGCCTGGTGCAGGCGATCGTGGTGCCGCTGGGGCTGTTCGGCGTGGTCATCGGCGGCGCCGGGGTGGCGTTCCTGGCCCAGTGGTCGTCGTCGGAGCTGCCGCCGGACTCGTACGAGCGGATCCAGCTCGGCATGCCGCATTCGGCGGTCGAGCCGATGCTGCCCTCGCGCCAGCGCACGACGCTTCCGGCGATCAATGTGCCGCCGCAGCCTTATCGAAGCACCTGCGAGTACTACGGAGCCGGCCGGAGCTGGCTCAACTTCAACCACGCCGTATACCGGCTGTGCTTTGTGGACGGTCTGGTGGCGAGCAAAGACCTTTACAGTGAGGACGAACCGTGA
- a CDS encoding response regulator transcription factor has translation MIRVLLADDEAMIRAGVAAILASDKEIEVVAEAADGRAAIELARANRPDVALLDIRMPGLDGLAAAEEIRKLLPDTGVLMLTTFGEDEYIERALGLGASGFLLKAGDPRELLAGVHAVADGAAFLSPKVAHRVITRLSGSRFSRAATARERVNVLTNREREVLVLLAEGLSNADIAARMFVVEGTVKAHVSTILTRLDVRNRVQAAITAFEAGLV, from the coding sequence GTGATCCGCGTACTGCTGGCCGACGACGAAGCGATGATCCGCGCCGGCGTGGCCGCGATTCTGGCCTCGGACAAGGAAATCGAGGTCGTGGCCGAGGCCGCGGACGGACGGGCGGCGATCGAACTGGCGCGCGCGAACCGGCCGGACGTCGCGCTGCTCGACATCCGCATGCCCGGCCTCGACGGGCTCGCCGCGGCCGAGGAAATCCGCAAACTGCTGCCGGACACCGGCGTTCTCATGCTGACGACGTTCGGCGAGGACGAGTACATCGAACGCGCGCTCGGCCTCGGCGCGAGCGGATTCCTGCTCAAGGCGGGCGATCCGCGCGAACTGCTGGCCGGAGTGCACGCGGTGGCCGACGGCGCGGCTTTCCTGTCGCCGAAGGTCGCGCACCGGGTGATCACGCGGTTGTCCGGCAGCCGGTTCAGCCGGGCCGCGACCGCGCGCGAGCGGGTGAACGTGCTGACGAACCGGGAACGGGAAGTGCTGGTGCTGCTGGCCGAGGGACTGTCCAATGCGGACATCGCGGCGCGGATGTTCGTGGTGGAGGGCACGGTGAAGGCGCACGTGAGCACGATCCTCACCCGGTTGGACGTGCGCAATCGGGTGCAGGCCGCGATCACGGCTTTTGAAGCGGGGCTGGTGTAA